TCGCCCACGGCGTTTCCGCCACTTCCATACATCCGGGCAATGGTGATGATGCAATGGCCTTCCCATTCATCGCCGGGGATAGCCTTTGCGGAAGCGGAACGTTCACTTTGGGGAATGAATATCTTGTCGAGCCATGCGATGTGCGGTGAGAATACACGGACCATTATGCCGACATAGAACATCGAAATCAGGGTACCTACGCCAATTAGTTTCCAGCTCCATTCACCAAAGTAAATGAACATGAATATCGTGCCGATAAGTACCAGAGACGTATCGGAGCAGATTTTCACTTTTCCGAAATCACGTTTTAAAAATCTGGAGATGGCCAGCGGAAGCCCTTCACCTGCCAGCATCAACGAATCGCAACGTACCTCGCATGCGATGCCGAAAGCTAAAACCGCTCCTCCGATGAGCAACTCGATAAGCCTTAACGGATAACCAATCATCGGATTCATATCGAACGGAATCTGCAGGAATCCGGTCATCCACATCGTCAGGTCGGTATAAAATCCGAAAAGGAAGGATACCAGAATCTGTGCATACTGGCGCTTTTCGAAATCCTTGCGCAATAATAGCATCTGAATGGAGATGAAAAATACGTGCATGCAGATAGTGAGTTGCCCCATGGTGAGATTCATGCCCGGAATAAGCGACAGGATATAAGGAGGGGCGGATATGGGCGATGAACCAAGGTTGGCCCGAATGGACAATGAAGTGCCGAAAGCGATGATAAATAGAATGGCGATAAAGCTGATGTAGCGGCGTGTCCACTCTTCTTTGCTTCTCTTGATATTCATAGGCTTGCATATTAGAAAACGCTGGCGAAGTTACATAAAATCCGGCATACTGAATAGATATTTTGCGGCTTTAACGTTCGATGCTCTCTCCTTCTTTTTTGATGCACCAGAATTCAACGCCTTTGGCATCGGCAAATTCTTTCATCCGGCTTGCCGATTGGAATCCGCTGGCAACGAAGTGCATGGGGACAAGCAATCCTACCCGGAAGCGGTCGATGAACTGGCGGGCTCCGCGTGTATAGCCATTTCCGATACGTCCGTCTATGGGAAACATTACGAGGTCGAAGCCGGCGGTAAGCTTGCGGATGTCTTTCAGTTCGCCTAAATAGCGTTTTTCTTCTTTCTCGGGGTCGATTTCCATACCGAATTCGGGGCTGTATATGGTTCCGCCTGTATAGTCATCGGTCAGGAAGCGGGCGTACCAGTTATTCAGGTCGCCTGCGTGAAAGAGGGTTTTGCCTTCGGTCTGCACCACCCACGACACGCCGCTATCGTTGCTTCCGGCAGCGGTGGCATGGATGTGCCGGTCTTGCCAGCTTCCTCCTTTGGCAAGCCATGCATCGGCTTCGTCACGTCTGGCTCTACGGTGTTTCAAGATATCTTTCGAAAGGAGATAAGTGATGTCCGGTTTAATTGATTTCCAAGTGAAGATGTCACGGTTGAAATGGTCTTCGTGGAAGTGGCTGGCAAACACGTACATCGGTTTGTCGCATTTCAGCAATCCGTCGATAACATGTGCCGGATCCAGCCAATAGTCGAAGACCAGCATGCAATTTTCGGTTTCTAAGGCAAAGCCGCTATGGAAGATGTAGGTCAGTTTCATATATATCTTTGGTTATCTTTTATATTTACTTCGGTATTCGGCTGGCGAGATGCCGTATTCTTTCTTGAAACAGCGGTTGAAGTAGGGGATGTCGGCAAAGCCTACCGCATAAGCAATTTCGGATATGTTTTGGTCGGTGCGGTTGAGCAATGTAACCGCCATTTGCAGGCGGAAACGGTTGAGGTATACCGTAAAAGGCTCGTTGACTGACTTTTTGAAGAAAAGGCAAAAAGCGTTTTTGTTCATGGCAATGTGGTCTGCCACTTCGCCCAGCGTGATTTTCCGATGGTAGTTTTCGATGATGTATTTGTAGACGGCCTGCAGGCGTTGTTTGTTTTTATGAATGGGTATGCCGTTGAATGCATGATGGCCGATGTATCTGCTGTTGCCGGAACAGGATGCGAGCATGAGGATTTGCAAAAAACCAATGAGCCGTTGTTGTTCATTGTAGTTTTCGAACTCCAGCAGGATGTGACGTATTTCTTCCGCTCCTTCCCCTTGTACCGACAAGCATTGTTTCAGGTTGGTATAGAACGAAGCGGTTTCTTGAAATTCTTTGGCAAAGCGGGAAAGGCGGTCAAGAAAAGCTTGCGGAAACTGGATGAATGCTTCTTCTATCCTTTCGTCTGCCGGACACGCCAGTTTGTCGTATATCCAGCAATGGGGGATGTTGGCAGGTATGATGATGATGTCACCTTCCCGAAAGTTTTCGATGAAATCGTCCGTAATGCGTTGTCCTCCGCCTTTGATGACGAATCCGATTTCCAGTTCCGGATGCTGGTGATAGCCTATCGCGCTTTTGTACCACGATGTACAACGGCGGTAGAAGAATGAGTTTTCTGTATTTTGCGCTACTTGTTCGTAAATGACATTGTTCATGGTTTTCTCCCGTTAGCTTTGCGAATATATACAATATTATGGGCAGGTGTATGCTAAAGGGGGGAAAATTTAGATACTTTTGTGAATATACGACAATAGTGCGTGTGTTTTGTTCAATTTTTTTGTAAAAATATCCATTACCTTTGCTATCATAAATTAATAGTTAAGGTTACGTTGTCGGCCGGGATGTAGAGAGTACATGTACCGGCCGTTTTTATTGCGTGGCTATAAACGGAAAAAAGCGATTGCACAATGGTGTAACCGCTTTTTTGATTATTTACAAAAAGCCTTTCGGCATTTATCAGATTCTTTACTAAAAGCTACTGCTTTTTGGGCTTTAGCTTACTTTTTGTTGTTTACTTGCTGAGTCTGTCGTTCAGCATTACATAACCCCAGATCATCGGATCTGCATTGGCAATCTTGTGAAAAATGTTTTTTACCTTTTTCATAATGTTATCCTTTCTTTTTTAGTTAATAATACCTGAAAACTTAAATCTAACTTTTGTTTAACTTTCAATATTGGTTTTGTTATCCTTTAAATCTCCGGCGAACCTCACGGCTGGCCTTTGATGTTTTTCTTTTCAATCTTTTTTTACCTTAAATCTTATAGTTTAGTTAAGTTCTAGAACTTGTTGTTCTTTAATTACACTGCAAATATACTGCCTTTTTGCTTTCAAAATATGTTTTATAGCATATATTTTGGCTTTTCCCTTGTTTTATTGACCTAAGTCAAAAAATGCGGAAGTATTTGAGGGCTTTATCGTAGAAGAGGGGATATTTTGTCAGTCAGGGGCTGACAAATGGGCAGGATGTATGGATATTCCGCCATATTGGCATTATTGGGCGGTATGTTGGCTGATAAAGTTCAGGATTTCTTCTTTTTGGTCGGGATGAAACCATGTGATGTCGGTGTCTCGCTTGAACCACGTCATTTGTTTGCGTGAGTAGATGCGGGAGTTTTGCTTGATTTTTTCGATGGCGAAAGGAAGGTCCCATTCTCCGTCAAAGTATTTGAAGAGTTCTTTATAGCCTACGGTGTTCAGTGAATTGAGATGCCGGAAGGGGTAAACCTTGCGGGCTTCTTCCAATAATCCTTCTTCCATCATCTGGTCTACCCGAAGGTTGATGCGGGCATATAGTTCTTCTCGTTCGCGCTTCAATCCGATTTTCAGGAGGTGAAAAGGGCGTTGTTTTTGTGTGCGGGTTCGGAAAGAAGTATAGGTCTTTCCCGTCATATAGCAGATTTCGAGGGCATGGATAACCCGTTTGGGGTTCTTCAAGTCAACGGTCTGATAATATTCCGGATCCAGAAGCTTCAGTTCGCTGCAGAGGCGTTCCAACCCTTCTTGTTCATATCTTTCCATCATCAGCCGGCGTGTTTCGGCATCTACCGTGGGGATATCGTCAATGCCTTTGCATACGGCATCGACGTACATCATCGAGCCTCCGGTCAGCACCACCACATCGTGTGCTTTAAAAAGTTCGTCCAGCTTTTTGAGTGCGTCTGCCTCGTATTGTGCTGCGCTGTAATAATCGGTGAGTTGTAATGTGCCTACAAAATAATGGGGAACCCGTGCCAGTTGGCTGGGAGTAGGAGCTGCCGTACCTATTTTCAAATCGGCATAAAGCTGGCGGGAATCCGCCGAGAGGATGGAAGTGTGGTAGGTTTCGGCGATGGACAGGCTTAATTCGGTTTTGCCTACGCCTGTAGCGCCAATGAGGACGATGAGGGTCATAAAAATGAAGAATTAAAGAATGAAGAATGAAGAATGAGTAAGGTGTTCAACCGATTCTTCATTCTTATTTCTTCATTCTTCATTAAAAAATTAGTATTTATCTTCGTCATACGGATTTCCTCCGCTCCCAATGTCGTATCCGTCGGGGTCGAAGTCGTCCATATCGTATTCCTGGTCTCCGTAGAAGTTCTCGTCTAAGTCCAGTGATGAATCCATTTTCTTCATTTGCTCGTCGAAGTCGATGACTTGTTGGGGCGGATTTCCTTCTTTCCGTGAGCAAGTGGCATGTTGGAGGTCTTTCCCGGTGATGATTTCCGACAGTTCGATGAAGAATACGCGTTCAGCCAAGGGGTCGAATACATAGAGCAGCTTTTGCTTTTCATCTTCCAGCAGTTCACTCAGGCGGGTATCTTTCATGACGAATGTATCTTCTTCCGAGCTTCCTGCTCCCATATCTTCCAGCGTGATTTCAATTTCTTTTTCCCAGTCATCGTCGCAGATGAAGAAAGAAGTCATCTGGTCATCCTTATAGCCTGTACATTTCAGGATAGCTTCATGCAAGTCGTAGAATGAAGCATCCGAATCGATTTTGATTTCTCTTATGAAATCATCCACTTCGTCTGATATGATTCTAAATTTGTATACCATAATCTTTCGTTAAACTTGAATTGATGCGGTAAAGGTACAAAAATTTTTTATCGGATGATGCCTCTTTCCGAATTTTCGATAAAAGAAACGATGTATTCGATTTCGGGACTCATCGGTATTTCTTCTCTTACTTGTTGCAGGGCATCGGTCACGTTCTTTCCGTTATTGTAGATGATGCGGTAGGCGTTGTGGATATTCTCTATCAGTTCGTTCGAGAATCCGCGCCGGCGCAGGCCTACAATGTTGATGCCGCTATAGGCAATGGGTTCGCGCCCTGCGATAATATAAGGAGGGATGTCTTTGCTGAACCGGCATCCGCCTTGTATCATGACGTATCCTCCCACCCGGCAGAACTGGTGCATCAGTACGTTGGCGCTTACAATGGCGTTGTCGTCGATGATGACTTCACCTGCCATTTTCGTGGAGTTTCCGATGATGCATCCGCTTCCGACATGGGTGTCGTGTGCCACATGTACGCCTTCCATGAGGAGGTTGTTGTTTCCTACGATGGTTTTCCCTTTGGCTGCGGTGCCCCGGTTGATAGTCACATTCTCGCGTATGGTGTTGTTGTCGCCTATTTCGGCTGTGGTCTCTTCTCCCCGGAACTTCAGGTCTTGCGGAATGGCTCCGATGACGGCTCCCGGAAAGATACGGTTGTTGTTGCCTATGCGTGAACCGTATAAGATGTTCGCATTAGGCATAATGGTATTGTTGTCGCCAATGACCACGTTCTTGTCGATGAATACAAAGGGACCGATTTCGACGTTTTCCCCTATGATTGCTTCCGGATGTACGTATGCTAATGGACTTATCATTTTATTTGTTTTTTACTATTTGTGCCATAAATTCAGCTTCGCAAACGATTTTTTCTCCTACGAAGATGTATCCTTTCATCGTAGAGATGCCGCGGCGAATCGGTGCCATCAGTTCTACACGGAACACGAGTGTATCGCCGGGCACTACTTTTTGGCGGAATTTTACATTGTCTATTTTCAAGAAGTAAGTAGAATATCTTTCAGGTTCGGCCAATGAGTTAAGCACCAGCAGGCCTCCTACCTGTGCCATGGCTTCTACCTGAAGAACGCCCGGCATGACCGGTTCTTGCGGGAAATGCCCTTGGAAGAACGGTTCGTTCGAAGTGACGTTCTTTACGCCCACGATGTAATTTGCTCCGATGGCGATGACTTTGTCTACCAGTTGGAACGGGTAACGGTGGGGAAGGAGTTCGCGGATGCGGTTCACGTCCATTAAAGGAGGTTCGTTGCAATTATAAATAGGAGCCTGAATCTCGTGCAGGCGGATTTCCTTACGCAACTGGCGGGCGAATTTATTGTTGATGGTATGTCCCGGGCGGGTGGCGATGATGCGTCCTTTGATGGGTTTCCCAATCAGGGCAAGGTCGCCGATGATGTCAAGCAGCTTGTGGCGTGCCGGTTCGTTGGACCATACCAAAGGAATGTGGTTGATGTATCCCAGGTGGCTGGCATCCATGTGCGGGACTCCCATTACATCGGCAAGCTTGTCGAAGTTTTCCTGCGTCATCTGTTTCTCGTAGATGACGATGGCATTGTCCAAATCTCCTCCCTTGATAAGCCCGGCATTCAGCAGAGGTTCGATTTCCCTCACGAATACGAAGGTGCGTGCCGATGCGATTTCGGTAGGGAATTCATCCATGTTCTCCAATGTGGCGTATTGGTTGGTCAGAATCTTGGAATCGTAAGAGATTAATACGTTTAAGCTGAATTTATCATCCGGCAAGACGATGATGGAAGACCCTGTTTCTTCATCGCGCACTTCGATTTTCGATTTGATGATGTAATAATCTTTCGGAGCGGTTTGTTCCTCAATGCCTACCCGCTGGATGCATTCTACGTATGCTTTCGAGCTTCCGTCTAAAATCGGAAGTTCGGGACCGTTTACCTGAATCAGGCAATTATCGATACCGGCTGCATAGAGGGCAGCCATGGCGTGCTCTACGGTACTTACTTTTACCCCGTTCTTAGCCAAAACAGTACCCCGTGTGGTGTCTACCACATTATCCGCTATGGCATCGATGATGGGCTGGTCGTCCAGGTCGATGCGTTGGATTTTATATCCGTGGTGTTCGGGGGCAGGATTGAATGTCACGGTCAGCTTGACTCCGGTATGGAGTCCCTTGCCGTTCAGTGTAAAACTGCCTTTTAGTGTTTTTTGTTTTAACATGGGTTTTATTTATTAAGTTGTTTCTTTAATTCTTCCAGTTCCTTCTGCATGCGTCTCATGTCTTCGTACATATCGGGCAGCTTCTTGTATATGACCGCCGAGCGCGCAAAAAGCTTCGGGTCGATGGCGGGATATCCCATCAGGGTGCTGCCCGACTTGGTATTGCCCGGTATGCCCGATTGGGCTCCGATAGTCACGCGGTCGCCCACTTTGATATGTCCGGCTACACCTACTTGTCCGGCAAATACGCACCATTCGCCTATCTTGGCGGAACCTGCCACGCCTCCTTGCGAAGCCATCACCGTGTGGCTTCCTATCTCTACATTGTGGGCAATCTGAATCAGGTTGTCCAGCTTTACGCCCTTATGGATGATGGTGGCGCCCATCGTGGCACGGTCTACGCACGTATTGGCACCGATTTCCACATTGTCCTCAATAACGACGATACCGATTTGGGGAATCTTGTCATAGCCTTCGGCGGAGGGGGCAAACCCGAATCCGTCCGCACCGATGACACATCCGGCATGCAGGATGCAATTATTCCCTATGCGGCAATCCTGGTAAATGGTGACATGGGGATATAGCGTGGTGTTGGAGCCGATTTTAACATGGCTTCCTACGGTGACATGCGGATGGATGCAGGCGTTGTCGCCTATTTCTGCGCCTGCTTCGATGCAGGCAAAGGGGCCGATATAGACATCTTTTCCGATTTTGGCGGTTGGAGCAATGGATGCCAGCGGGTCGATGCCCGTCTTTTTCGGCTTGTTTTGTTCGTATAAAGTCAGGAGTTGAGCCAGGCTTTCGTATGCGTTGTCTACTTTAATCAAGGTGGCACTGACCGGTTGTTCCGGTTCGAAATCTTTATTGACCAATACAATCGTTGATTGGGTCGTATATATATAATGTGTATATTTCGGGTTTGAAAGGAAAGAAATGGCACCCGGTACGCCTTCTTCTATCTTTGCGAATGTGTGTACGGTAGCATGCTCGTTCCCTACTATTTCTCCGTGGATATATTCCGCAATTTGTTTGGCTGAAAACTCCATAACTTATCGTGTCTTTTTTGTTTTTCTATTAGTGTCTTTAGTACGCTCCTTGTTTAATTATGCAAATTACGTATTTTTTTTTATATATCCGTGCAAAACGTCAATTATTTATCTTTTTAGTGGTCTAAAACACGTTAATCGATGTTTTTTTAACTTTAGCTCCCCCGGATGCACATAGCTTCGTGGGGGAATGCAGATGCTTGCGCAGGGCGATGAAGCTATATCCATAGGAAGATGCAGGCAATATGGATTCCGTAAATTGCCTGCAGGGGCGTATGCGGCACGTCCCTGCAGGCGGTTGGGGATTATACGATACGGGCGGCTTTCAATTGTTCCGCCATTTGTTTCTGGACTTTTCCGGCTTCATCTTTAGCGGCCTGGGCAAAGTTCTCGCTCTTGTCGGCATAGATGATGGCACGGCTGGAGTTGACGATAAGTCCGCATTCGGGAGTCATGCCATAGCGGCACACTTCTTCCAGCGAGCCTCCTTGTGCGCCGATGCCCGGCACGAGCAGGAAATGGTTGGGCACGATGCGGCGGATATCCTCGAACATGCGTCCTTGGGTGGCACCTACTACGTACATCATGTTCTGGTCGTTTGCCCATTCTTGTGACTTGCGCAAGACTTTTTCGAAAAGCCGTTCACCTTCCTTGTCCTCCGTCAGCTGGAAATCGTGCGAACCTTTGTTCGAGGTCAGCGCCAGCAGGATGACCCATTTCCCTTCGTAGGAGAGGAAGGGCGTTACGCTGTCCTCGCCCATGTAGGGAGCCACGGTCAGCGAGTCGATGTCAAGCTCTTCGAAGAAGGTGCGGGCATACATGGCGGAGGTGTTTCCGATATCCCCGCGTTTGGCATCGGCGATGATGAACTGGTCGGGATAGTTTTTCTTGATGTATTCCACGGTCTTTTCGAAAGCTATCCAGCCTTTTACGCCCATGCTTTCATAAAAAGCCAGGTTCGGCTTATAGGCGATGCAATAAGGGGCGGTTGCGTCTATAATGGCTTTGTTGAATGCAAAGATAGGGTCTTCTTCCTTCAGCAGGTGTCCGGGGATTTTCTTGATGTCGGTATCCAGCCCTACACACAGGAAGGATTGTTTGCGCTTGATGTTTTCAAAGAGTTCTTGTTTGTTCATATTGGTCTGTTTTTGAATTTATTTTTGATAAAAGAGATATCCCTTGAAAGACAAGTGTGTATCTTCTATGTTTGTTTTGTTATAGTTTAAACTGAATCGGGTGAGCACGAAGCTCTTGTCGGGTGAATTGCACCGCAGGGCCGTAGGGGGCATCGCGGCGGTTTCGGGGAATGTGCCTCCGGAAGTATGCGCCTGCAGCTTCCAAATGGTATCCAAATCGAAATAGACGGTGTCTCCCGTAAGCTCGAGCGGTACAGGCAATGACCCGTTTTCCCACCATTTATCGGGCAGGGAACCGTCTGCCCCCGACATGTATTGGTCGATTTCTATCACCTGGTTATGCCCTTCGGGGATAGGGAGAGGCTCAGAAGGTTCGGTTTCTCCCTGGTAGGAGAAGTGGGGCGATTCGGCTTCGGGAAGCGAGTATAGCAAAATGTCTTGGTCTACCAGGTCGCTTATGCTTTCCCATCCGAACCAGTTCCGCATGTATCTCACTCGGTCGTTGATGTTCGCGGCATGGGCGTACGGGAGCGATGCGAGCCACTTCTCGTACCCTTCCCGGGATAAGGGGAGGGAAGAGATGCCCGATGCCTTTAACTCGTTTTCGATATCGGCATGAATCTTATTCCGGGTGATGCCGGCATAGTTTACCGGAAGCACGGAAGTCAGCAGGAATATCACGGAGAACGAGACCGGTATCCAGTTGATGCGCCTTGCCTTGTTGAGAATCAGCCCGATGCAGACGATGTAGCACCAGGCGTTGAAGGTGATGAGGTAAAGGCGGTTGATGCTGATGCCGTAATCCTGGAACCGGCGCATGATGCTGACGGTCATCAGGACCAGCAAGGGCAATGCCACGAGCGGAAGCCCGTATGCAATACGTTTGTCCGTTTGCCTTTCTCTTCCGATGCGGGAGGGGTAGATGCCGAACTCAATCGCGATGCATCCGGCCATCATGAGGGTGACCAGCCAGGAGACCCAGCCCGTGGGTAGTTCCCAGGTAATGAGTATCTTGGCGGCGTAGATGTAAAGCACAAGGATATAGCCCATTTCCAAAGGCAGGAAAAGGTAGCGGATAATCCCGTTCAGGAATGGGCTGGCGTGAGGGGATTCGTTATGCTTTTCGCGTCCTTGCGGGAGCATTCCGAGGAATAAGAGCAAGGAGAGGAATACGTTGCATACGGTCACGATATAGCCGTAGGCCTTATGATTGACTTCGATGTTGAACAGGGCTTGCAGGGAATAGGCAAGCAGGCAGGTTCCGAGGCTCATGACGCTCCCGATGAGTATGGAGGTGATAAACGCTCCAAAGCTTGCGGAAGCGAAGTTCCAGTTAGGCATATCGTTCTTGGTGCGTGAGAAGGAAAGGAAAAAGACGGATATGCCGATGGCAAAGATTGCGGCTCCGTGCGCGATTCCGATTTCGGTCAGCGACTCGCCGGGCGAAAGGGAATACAGGAACAGGGCATCTGCTATCAATAGCCCGTGAGGGAGTACATGGGCTATGGCTTTGCGTACCGGATGCTCCATTTCCTCACTCCAGAGATGAAGGGTGAGCGAAAGGAGCGTGCCTGCCGAGAGGTAATATCCGATGATGACAATCAGCTTGTTCTCTGTTTCATAATCTGTGGCGATTAGGTGAATCAGATAGACGCTCAGGGCAATGCCGAACAATACCGTGACGGGGAAACGTCTCAAAGTGGTTTGCAACGTTCCGGCAAGGATACTGGCTATTTGTTGATACCATGGCCTGTTCATGACGCTGGTCGGTTAAAGGTTATAGTTCGCTTTCTTTCAGTCTCTCGGCGTTCTCCGCCACTATCAGGTGGTCGATACAATCCTGTATGTCGCCGTCCATAAAGGCGGCAAGGTTGTAGATGGTATAATTGATGCGGTGGTCGGTGATGCGTCCCTGCGGGTAATTGTAGGTACGGATTTTTGCCGAACGGTCGCCGGTGCTTACCATGGTCTTGCGCTTCGAGGCGATATCGTCGATGTATTTCTGGTGTTCCTTGTCATATATAAAGGTACGCAGGCGTGCGAGCGCGCGCTCCTTATTTTTAGGCTGGTCGCGTGTCTCGGTACATTCTATCAGGATTTCTTCTACCACGCCCGTATTGGGGTTTTTCCAGTTATAGCGCAGGCGTACGCCCGATTCCACTTTGTTCACGTTCTGGCCTCCGGCACCGCTGCTTCGGAACGTATCCCATTTGATTTCGCCTTCATTGATTTCCACATCAAAGGGTTCGGCTTCGGGCAATACGGCTACAGATGCCGCCGAGGTATGTACACGCCCCTGGGTTTCGGTGGCGGGTACGCGTTGCACCCGGTGCACGCCCGATTCGTATTTCAGTGTCCCGTATACCTTATCACCTGTCACGGAACAGATGATTTCCTTGAATCCGCCCGATGCGCCTTCGCTGGCACTCGATACTTCCAGCTTCCAGCCTTTGCGCTCGCAGTATTTCGAGTACATGCGGAAGAGGTCTCCGGCAAAGATAGCCGCTTCGTCCCCTCCGGTTCCCCCTCGGATTTCGAGGATGGCATTACGGTCGTCCTGCGGGTCGGCAGGGATGAGCAGAAGCTTGATTTCTTCTTCCAGTTCCGGTATGCGTGCTTCGCATGCGGCGGCTTCCTCGCGTGCCATTTCCTTCAGTTCCGGGTCGTTTTCGCCCATCATCATTTTTGCCTCTTCCAGTCCGTTCAGGCATTGCAGGTATTCCCCGCGTGCCTTCATGATGTCGCTCAGCTCTTTGTATTCTTTCGTGAGCTTCACGTACCGCTTCTGGTCGGCGATGACGGAAGGGTCGGTAATCAGGGTCGAAACTTCTTCAAAGCGTGCCACCAGCCCGTCTAATTTCTCTAATAATGTGTTGTTGTTTTCTGACATATAAGTTTAACCTTCAATCAATTTGATGTATGTTTGTAACGCTTCTATCTCTTTTTCTTCTACCAGTTGGCGGAAAGGTATCGGATTTTTGTCCACGTGCGATGCTTCCAGTGCTTGGTAATAGGTTAGTTTGCTTTCGGCATCTCCTTTTAGTACGATGAATACATATCCATGACGCAACAGGTAAAGGTTCATCAGCAGGCGCGAAGTCCGTCCGTTTCCGTCTATAAACGGATGAATGCGCACCAGCTCATCGTGCAGGTAGGCGGCAATGTTTACCGGATGAACGCCTTGGGTTTCCATTTCGCGGAAACGGATCAGGAAGTCTTCCATTTGCTTTTCTATCAGATAAGGTTGGGGAGGAACGTGCCTGCTTCCCGAAATCAGTATAGGCACCGTACGGTAACGCCCGGCATTTTCCCGGTCGATGCCTCGCAGGATAAGTGCATGAATCTGGAGGATGACGCGTTCGGTCAGAGGCTCTTCACTTTGCGCCAGCTCTTTGATGAACGCAATGGCTTCCTGATGATTGATAGCCTCCAAGTGTTCGCGCATGCTTTTTCCGCTTATCGTGAGTCCTTCTTCTACCACCAAAGCGGTTTCCTGCAAGGTCAATGTATTGCCTTCTATCCGGTTGCTTTCGTATGTATATTCTATGTCGAGAGCTTCCCTTATTTTGTCCAATGCTTCTTTGGGAAGGGGGCGTAACGAACCCAGACGCGATTTCATCGCATCCAGCTTCGCTAATAATGTATTGTTCTCTGACATCATAATCGGATTTTATCTCTGTTTCTTTTTTCGGGTTGGCACGTGTCGTGCATTATTCCCAAAGCTTTCTTGAAAAGTCTATTTGCCGAAAGACGATACCCCAACAAATGAACCACCATACTATGCAGAACAGCAGCTCTTGGAACATCTTTCCCGAGAACGTGTGGTTCATGATGAGGGCAATGCAGGTCAGGGTAGAATCTATGGCTACGATGGCACACGCTACGCTGATTAAAATAAAATAGCCTCTCCGCACACATTGGTTTACACTGGTTAAACCTTTCCAACGGCTGACAAGGAATGCGGAGAGTATGATAATCAAACAGACTAACCGGATGTATGCCATATCAATACTTGAACTCCCCGAACTCACTCCGGATAATCAGTTCCTTATGGTCGCTTTCCTCGATGCGTCCTACTACTTGCGCGTCGATGTTGAACGATTTCGAGATGGCGATGACTTCTTCGGCGTGTTCGGGCGAGAGGTAAACCTCCAGACGGTGTCCCATGTTGAATACCTTGTACATTTCGTCCCAATCTGTTCCGCTCTGTTCCTTGATGGTACGG
The Phocaeicola salanitronis DSM 18170 genome window above contains:
- a CDS encoding Fic family protein, which translates into the protein MMSENNTLLAKLDAMKSRLGSLRPLPKEALDKIREALDIEYTYESNRIEGNTLTLQETALVVEEGLTISGKSMREHLEAINHQEAIAFIKELAQSEEPLTERVILQIHALILRGIDRENAGRYRTVPILISGSRHVPPQPYLIEKQMEDFLIRFREMETQGVHPVNIAAYLHDELVRIHPFIDGNGRTSRLLMNLYLLRHGYVFIVLKGDAESKLTYYQALEASHVDKNPIPFRQLVEEKEIEALQTYIKLIEG